One genomic segment of Alphaproteobacteria bacterium includes these proteins:
- a CDS encoding DNA starvation/stationary phase protection protein gives MKRSTGKAPPIDIGISAKARDEIAKGLSALLADSYTLYLMTHNFHWNVTGPDFNSLHLMFMTQYTEQWNALDLIAERIRALGHHAPGTYKEFVRLASIKEVEGSPRSTDMVRHLVAAQEATARTARRLLPVVEAANDQPTTDLLTQRLDVHEKTAWMLRSLLEE, from the coding sequence ACCGGCAAAGCCCCGCCGATCGACATCGGCATCAGCGCCAAGGCGCGCGACGAGATCGCCAAGGGCCTCTCGGCGCTGCTCGCCGACAGCTACACGCTCTATCTGATGACGCACAATTTCCACTGGAACGTCACCGGGCCCGACTTCAACAGCCTGCACCTGATGTTCATGACCCAGTACACCGAGCAGTGGAACGCGCTCGACCTGATCGCCGAGCGCATCCGCGCGCTCGGGCATCACGCGCCGGGCACCTACAAGGAATTCGTGCGCCTCGCCTCGATCAAGGAGGTCGAGGGCTCGCCGCGCTCGACCGACATGGTCCGTCACCTGGTCGCCGCGCAGGAGGCCACCGCGCGCACCGCGCGCCGGCTGTTGCCGGTGGTCGAGGCCGCCAACGATCAGCCGACCACCGACCTCCTCACGCAGCGCCTCGACGTGCACGAGAAGACCGCGTGGATGCTGCGCAGCCTGCTGGAGGAGTAG